A genome region from Panthera leo isolate Ple1 chromosome A2, P.leo_Ple1_pat1.1, whole genome shotgun sequence includes the following:
- the TEX47 gene encoding testis-expressed protein 47, with the protein MSFSGHAQKTSKRTFPMESVLMPQVPRGNYLHLQEEKQRLQLKKFLLHRMFLVAKITANTEKKNIADYYEQVLQSTLKLHIGEAVTGFLLIYPTSILHILESSSDMLYQILLDHLDQKKNDTEFFIQGMKIIVVSHNIPTRLFMQWHVSEIKAPVMYLDDVTQTQSLEEVITEFLTQTHKLAIHLLKTVKVSAKGPGDNLHQLAPELLIPEQIIKYLYKSEEFMDPEAFLNMYNKPIHITLDSEVVWPAPSHF; encoded by the coding sequence ATGTCCTTCTCAGGCCATGCCCAAAAGACCAGCAAAAGGACTTTTCCAATGGAATCTGTTCTAATGCCCCAAGTTCCACGTGGCAATTACTTGCATCTtcaggaagagaagcaaagaCTACAGCTCAAGAAATTCCTTCTTCATAGGATGTTTCTTGTGGCCAAGATAAcagcaaacacagaaaaaaaaaatattgctgactACTATGAACAAGTGCTTCAGTCAACTTTAAAACTTCACATAGGAGAAGCAGTGACAGGGTTTTTGCTCATCTATCCTACTTCTATTCTGCATATCCTTGAGTCCTCCAGTGATATGCTTTACCAAATTCTTTTAGATCATCTTGACCAGAAAAAGAATGATACAGAATTTTTTATCCAAGGGATGAAAATTATAGTTGTGTCCCATAACATCCCGACAAGACTCTTCATGCAATGGCATGTATCAGAAATAAAAGCTCCAGTCATGTATCTCGATGATGTCACACAGACACAGTCCCTAGAAGAGGTCATCACCGAGTTTCTCACCCAGACTCACAAACTGGCAATTCACCTTTTAAAGACTGTGAAAGTGAGTGCTAAAGGACCAGGGGATAACTTGCACCAACTAGCACCTGAATTGCTCATCCCAGAACAAATAATAAAGTACTTGTACAAATCTGAAGAATTCATGGATCCAGAAGCTTTCCTAAACATGTATAATAAACCCATACATATCACTTTGGATTCTGAGGTGGTATGGCCTGCTCCTTCCCATTTCTAG